A genome region from Pseudomonas sp. N3-W includes the following:
- a CDS encoding acyltransferase translates to MLISVQALRALAAWAVVCHHFMQIFFNFQARGPVGQAFIDKGAVGVDIFFVISGLVIFLSTEGKALAPGKFLLYRLIRIVPAYWLYTLLMALIVVFAQPVLPDQTVDWPHVLLSLLFIPSQNPGGYGIYPTLNVGWTLNYEILFYLLFAWALLFRLQVRLLIVAALLFAVCQAWTGYGWISDFYRSDIVYEFLLGMALGMLYRRGWIRPGFWLPLLGIIGALLAIYHWPPAPRLLAWGLPSAVLVASCMALERYFQGAQVLKLLGDCSYSVYLMHVLVLSAGGFVAKRYGVNPYLMFTVCALIIGIASWLSYEWVEKRSYRWLKAWIDGETPSQPVLALSRQKY, encoded by the coding sequence ATGTTGATTTCAGTACAGGCCCTGCGTGCACTCGCAGCCTGGGCGGTGGTTTGTCACCATTTCATGCAGATTTTCTTCAACTTCCAGGCACGCGGGCCGGTGGGGCAGGCGTTCATCGACAAGGGCGCAGTGGGCGTCGATATTTTCTTCGTGATCAGCGGTCTGGTGATTTTCCTTTCCACCGAAGGCAAGGCGTTGGCGCCGGGTAAATTTCTGCTCTATCGGCTGATCCGCATCGTGCCAGCCTATTGGTTGTACACGCTGTTGATGGCGCTGATCGTGGTGTTCGCGCAGCCGGTATTGCCCGACCAGACGGTCGACTGGCCGCACGTGCTGCTCTCGTTGCTGTTCATTCCCTCGCAAAATCCCGGCGGATACGGGATCTACCCGACGCTCAATGTCGGCTGGACCCTCAACTACGAAATCCTGTTTTACCTGCTGTTTGCCTGGGCCTTGTTGTTCCGTTTGCAGGTGCGGCTGTTGATCGTTGCGGCGCTGTTGTTTGCCGTGTGCCAGGCCTGGACAGGTTATGGCTGGATCAGCGATTTCTACCGTTCGGACATCGTCTACGAATTCCTGCTGGGCATGGCCCTGGGCATGCTCTATCGACGTGGATGGATCAGGCCCGGATTCTGGCTGCCGTTGCTCGGTATTATCGGTGCGCTGCTGGCAATCTATCACTGGCCGCCAGCGCCTCGCCTGCTGGCCTGGGGCTTGCCGAGTGCGGTGTTGGTGGCGTCGTGCATGGCGCTTGAGCGTTATTTTCAGGGCGCCCAGGTGCTTAAACTGCTCGGCGATTGCTCCTACTCGGTGTACCTGATGCATGTGCTGGTGCTGTCTGCCGGTGGATTTGTCGCCAAGCGCTATGGAGTCAATCCCTATCTGATGTTCACCGTTTGCGCGCTGATCATCGGCATCGCTTCGTGGCTGAGCTACGAATGGGTGGAAAAACGTAGCTATCGGTGGCTTAAAGCCTGGATCGACGGCGAAACACCAAGTCAGCCAGTGCTGGCGCTTTCCCGACAAAAATACTAG
- the nfuA gene encoding Fe-S biogenesis protein NfuA has protein sequence MTAITITDAAHDYLADLLSKQNTPGIGIRVFITQPGTQYAETCIAYCKPGEEKPEDTALGLKSFTAYIDSFSEAFLDDAVVDYATDRMGGQLTIKAPNAKVPMVNADSPVNERINYYLQTEINPGLASHGGQVSLIDVVEDGIAVLKFGGGCQGCGQADVTLREGIERTLLERIPELKGVRDVTDHTQKENAYY, from the coding sequence ATGACCGCTATTACCATCACCGACGCCGCCCACGATTACCTGGCTGATCTGCTCTCCAAGCAGAACACCCCGGGCATTGGCATCCGCGTCTTCATCACCCAGCCTGGCACCCAGTACGCCGAAACCTGCATTGCCTACTGCAAGCCGGGCGAAGAAAAACCCGAAGACACCGCGCTGGGGCTCAAAAGCTTCACCGCGTATATCGACTCGTTCAGCGAAGCGTTCCTGGACGATGCGGTAGTCGACTACGCCACCGACCGCATGGGCGGCCAGCTGACCATCAAGGCGCCGAACGCCAAAGTACCGATGGTCAACGCCGACAGCCCGGTCAACGAGCGCATCAACTACTACCTGCAAACCGAGATCAACCCGGGGCTGGCGAGCCACGGCGGTCAGGTCAGCCTGATCGATGTGGTTGAAGACGGCATCGCCGTCCTCAAGTTCGGCGGCGGTTGCCAGGGCTGCGGCCAGGCCGACGTCACCTTGCGTGAAGGCATCGAGCGCACCTTGCTCGAACGCATTCCCGAGCTCAAGGGCGTTCGCGACGTGACCGACCACACGCAGAAAGAAAACGCCTACTACTAA
- the cobM gene encoding precorrin-4 C(11)-methyltransferase, with the protein MTVYFIGAGPGDPELITVKGQRLIRNCPVIIYAGSLVPAAVLDGHSAEQVVNSAELHLEQIIELIKNADAKGQDVARVHSGDPSLYGAIGEQIRYLRELGIAFEIIPGVTATAACAALLGAELTLPDISQSVILTRYADKTAMPAGEELASLAQHGATMAIHLGVNHLQKILVELLPHYGADCPIAVIHRATWPDQDWVVGTLADIAEKVEAKGFRRTALILVGRVLGSDHFSESSLYRAGHAHLYRP; encoded by the coding sequence ATGACCGTCTACTTCATTGGCGCCGGCCCCGGCGACCCGGAACTGATCACCGTCAAAGGCCAGCGCCTCATTCGCAACTGCCCGGTGATCATCTATGCCGGCTCGCTGGTTCCGGCTGCCGTACTGGACGGACATAGCGCCGAACAGGTGGTCAACAGCGCCGAGCTGCACCTGGAACAGATCATCGAATTGATCAAGAACGCCGATGCCAAAGGCCAGGACGTAGCCCGCGTGCATTCCGGCGATCCGAGCCTGTATGGCGCGATTGGCGAGCAGATTCGTTATTTGCGCGAGCTGGGGATTGCCTTTGAAATCATCCCCGGCGTTACCGCCACGGCAGCCTGCGCGGCGTTGCTGGGGGCTGAACTGACGCTGCCGGACATTTCACAAAGCGTGATCCTGACCCGTTACGCCGACAAGACGGCAATGCCGGCCGGCGAGGAGCTGGCCAGCCTGGCGCAACACGGTGCGACCATGGCGATTCATCTGGGGGTCAATCATCTGCAGAAAATCCTGGTGGAACTGCTGCCGCACTACGGCGCGGACTGCCCGATCGCGGTGATTCACCGGGCGACCTGGCCGGATCAGGACTGGGTGGTGGGGACGTTGGCGGACATTGCCGAAAAGGTAGAGGCCAAGGGATTTCGGCGTACGGCGCTGATTCTGGTGGGCAGGGTGCTGGGCAGCGATCACTTCAGTGAGTCGTCGCTTTACCGCGCGGGGCATGCACATCTTTACAGACCTTGA
- a CDS encoding cobalamin biosynthesis protein, with translation MTDTSAAPTLVVGLGCQRGCPVSTLRALLDQALQAHQIELRAIKALASIDLKRDEPGLVELAAQLALPLMYFSSEQLAGYQPQLSHRSQIAFERTGCYGVAESAALALAEQLAQAPAKLLISRQKYAQATLALAGAA, from the coding sequence ATGACCGATACCAGCGCCGCGCCGACATTGGTGGTCGGCCTGGGTTGCCAACGCGGCTGCCCGGTCAGTACGCTGCGGGCGCTGCTGGATCAGGCGTTACAGGCTCATCAAATCGAGTTGCGGGCGATCAAGGCACTGGCCAGCATCGACCTGAAACGCGACGAACCGGGCCTCGTTGAACTGGCCGCCCAGTTGGCACTGCCGTTGATGTATTTCAGCAGCGAACAACTGGCCGGCTATCAGCCACAGCTCAGTCACCGCTCGCAAATCGCCTTTGAACGCACCGGCTGCTACGGCGTCGCCGAAAGTGCCGCCCTGGCCCTGGCTGAACAACTGGCTCAGGCGCCGGCAAAGTTGCTGATTTCACGGCAAAAATACGCTCAGGCCACCCTCGCATTGGCCGGCGCCGCGTAA
- a CDS encoding CbtA family protein, translated as MIKRIAQTAGFTGLLAALLLTLLQSFWVAPLILQAETFEKSEPAAAVVHEHADGAMAAHSHDAQAWEPENGWQRVLSTTGGNLVVAVGFALMLAGLYTLRAPTKTSQGLLWGLAGYATFVLAPTLGLPPELPGTAAADLTQRQIWWIGTAASTAVGIALIVFSRHWLMKILGVAILAVPHVIGAPQPDVHSMLAPEALQAQFKIASQLTNVAFWLALGLISAWLFRRKSEGQYHA; from the coding sequence ATGATCAAGCGTATTGCTCAAACCGCAGGTTTCACCGGTCTGCTGGCCGCCCTGCTGCTGACCCTGCTGCAAAGTTTCTGGGTCGCCCCGTTGATTCTGCAGGCCGAGACGTTCGAAAAATCCGAACCCGCCGCCGCTGTCGTCCATGAACACGCCGACGGCGCCATGGCCGCCCACAGCCACGATGCGCAAGCCTGGGAGCCGGAAAATGGCTGGCAGCGCGTGCTGTCCACCACCGGCGGCAACCTGGTGGTTGCAGTCGGTTTCGCGCTGATGCTCGCGGGCCTCTACACCCTGCGCGCACCGACCAAAACCTCGCAAGGCCTGCTCTGGGGCCTGGCCGGTTATGCGACGTTTGTGCTGGCACCGACCCTCGGCCTGCCGCCTGAACTGCCGGGCACCGCTGCTGCCGATCTGACGCAACGGCAAATCTGGTGGATCGGCACCGCCGCTTCCACGGCTGTCGGCATCGCGCTGATCGTGTTCAGCCGCCACTGGTTGATGAAAATCCTCGGTGTGGCAATTCTCGCCGTGCCGCATGTGATTGGCGCACCGCAACCGGACGTTCATTCGATGCTGGCGCCTGAAGCCCTGCAAGCCCAGTTCAAAATCGCTTCGCAGTTGACCAACGTCGCGTTCTGGCTGGCCCTGGGCCTGATCAGCGCCTGGTTGTTCCGCCGCAAAAGCGAAGGTCAATACCACGCATGA
- a CDS encoding CbtB-domain containing protein: MSIISSTNHSTASTTTTLSQRLTAAIGASILGACLVYFAGFSHIDAVHNAAHDTRHSSAFPCH, encoded by the coding sequence ATGTCGATCATCAGCAGCACCAACCACAGCACCGCCAGCACCACCACGACCTTGAGCCAGCGCCTGACTGCCGCTATCGGCGCGTCGATCCTGGGCGCGTGCCTGGTGTATTTCGCCGGTTTCTCGCACATCGACGCGGTGCACAACGCCGCTCACGATACCCGTCACAGCTCCGCGTTCCCGTGCCATTGA
- the cobW gene encoding cobalamin biosynthesis protein CobW, with protein sequence MKTLAKLPVTIVTGFLGSGKTTLLRHMLDNAQGRRIAVIVNEFGELGIDGEILKQCSIGCTEEEANGRVYELANGCLCCTVQEEFFPVMRELVARRGDLDHILIETSGLALPKPLVQAFQWPEIRSACTVDAVITVVDSPAVAAGTFAAFPDQVDAQRKLDPNLDHESPLHELFADQLASADLVILNKADLISPEDLARVRLEVAEELPPAVKIIEASSGRLPLDVLIGLGAGSEEHIDSRHSHHDHHHGEGDDDHDDHDHDAFDSISIELPQADESLLLDALTQLVVKHGILRVKGFAAIPNKPMRLLIQGVGTRFDKHFDRQWGADEARTTRLVLIGQELDAALLEAQLRAAISV encoded by the coding sequence ATGAAAACACTGGCCAAACTCCCCGTCACCATCGTCACCGGCTTCCTCGGCTCGGGCAAAACCACCTTGCTGCGGCACATGCTCGACAACGCCCAGGGTCGCCGCATCGCGGTGATCGTCAACGAGTTCGGCGAGCTGGGCATTGACGGCGAAATCCTCAAGCAGTGCTCCATCGGCTGCACCGAAGAAGAAGCCAACGGCCGCGTCTACGAACTGGCCAACGGCTGCCTGTGCTGCACCGTTCAGGAAGAATTCTTCCCGGTGATGCGTGAACTGGTGGCCCGTCGTGGCGACCTCGACCACATCCTCATCGAAACCTCGGGCCTGGCCCTGCCAAAACCGCTGGTGCAAGCCTTCCAGTGGCCGGAAATCCGCAGCGCCTGCACCGTTGACGCGGTCATCACCGTGGTCGACAGCCCGGCCGTGGCCGCCGGCACCTTCGCCGCGTTCCCGGATCAGGTCGATGCCCAGCGCAAACTCGATCCGAACCTGGATCACGAATCGCCCCTGCACGAACTGTTCGCCGACCAATTGGCCAGCGCCGACCTGGTGATCCTCAACAAGGCCGACCTGATCAGCCCGGAAGACCTGGCCCGCGTGCGCCTGGAAGTTGCCGAAGAACTGCCGCCAGCAGTCAAGATCATCGAAGCCAGCAGCGGTCGCCTGCCGCTGGACGTGCTGATCGGCCTCGGTGCCGGTTCCGAAGAACACATCGACAGCCGCCACAGCCATCACGACCATCACCACGGTGAAGGCGATGACGACCACGACGATCACGATCACGACGCCTTCGATTCGATCTCCATCGAACTGCCACAAGCCGACGAAAGCCTGTTGCTCGACGCCCTGACACAACTGGTGGTCAAGCACGGCATCCTGCGGGTCAAGGGTTTTGCCGCGATCCCGAACAAGCCGATGCGCTTGCTGATCCAGGGCGTGGGCACCCGTTTCGACAAACACTTCGACCGTCAGTGGGGCGCCGATGAAGCGCGTACCACGCGTCTGGTGTTGATCGGTCAGGAACTGGACGCCGCCCTGCTCGAAGCGCAATTGCGCGCCGCGATCAGCGTTTAA